The Schistocerca cancellata isolate TAMUIC-IGC-003103 chromosome 4, iqSchCanc2.1, whole genome shotgun sequence genome contains a region encoding:
- the LOC126184127 gene encoding uncharacterized protein LOC126184127, which translates to MAKTQIWQKHKYSKNANMAKQKYGKSQIWQKRKYGKNTNMDKTQISETRRYGKTHIWEKRRYGKKTDMGNTQIWEKRRYGRNAEIGVKHRYGKNADMGKTQIWEKRRYGKNANMGKNANMGKTQIWE; encoded by the coding sequence atggcgaaaacacaaatatggcaaaaacacaaatattccaaaaacgcaaatatggcaaaacaaaaatatggcaagtcacaaatatggcaaaaacgcaaatatggcaaaaacacgaaTATGGATAAAACGCAGATATCGGAaacacgcagatatgggaaaacgcacatatgggaaaaacgcagatatgggaaaaagacagatatgggaaacacgcagatatgggagaaacgcagatatgggagaaaTGCAGAGATAGGGGTGAaacacagatatgggaaaaacgcagatatgggaaaaacgcagatatgggaaaaacgcagatatggtaaaaacgcaaatatgggaaaaaatgcaaatatgggaaaaacgcaaatatgggaataa
- the LOC126184126 gene encoding uncharacterized protein LOC126184126, producing MPKTQVRQKPKYGKNPSMAKTQVWQKQKYGKNRSMAKTEVWQKPKYGEDPSIAKTQVWQKPKYGKNPSMAKTQVWRKPKYSKNPSMAKTQVWQKSKYGKNPSMAKTQVWEKPKYGNNRGKAKTEVRQKPKYGKNPSMAKFQICQKPKYGNNPSMAKTEVLQK from the coding sequence ATGCCAAAAACCCAAGtacggcaaaaacccaagtatggcaaaaacccaagtatggcaaaaacccaagtatggcaaaaacagaagtatggcaaaaacagaagtatggcaaaaacagaagtatggcaaaaacccaagtatggcgaaGACCCAAGTatagcaaaaacccaagtatggcaaaaacccaaatatggcaaaaacccaagtatggcaaaaacccaagtatggcgaaAACCCAAGTatagcaaaaacccaagtatggcaaaaacccaagtatggcaaaaatccaagtatggcaaaaacccaagtatggcaaaaacgcaagtatgggaaaaacccaagtatggcaataACAGAGGAAAGGCAAAAACAGAAGtaaggcaaaaacccaagtatggcaaaaacccaagtatggcaaaattcCAAATAtgccaaaaacccaagtatggcaataacccaagtatggcaaaaacagaaGTACTGCAAAAATAG